The following coding sequences lie in one Megalodesulfovibrio gigas DSM 1382 = ATCC 19364 genomic window:
- a CDS encoding Nif3-like dinuclear metal center hexameric protein, whose translation MLVRECLGHIEAVAPLSGACSWDTSGVQVASRRQEVSRLAVMLDATPAQVQRALDWGAEVLLAHHPLGLKPRFLNVVDAHFEITRMLLAAECWCYAAHTSLDAQPHGPAGWLARELELSALALLEPTTPDGAAGIGCVGTLPRPLPWPAFLDRLTALLPETCIRQCGAAPAMVHTVGYCGGSGSSLADAAFARGADVFITGDVKYHTALDLAAATGCLLDVGHFSIEEEMMRRFALLLAERLSAPGTTTPAVAVRFFPGQDPFLTVHPGPLAPSQDAPR comes from the coding sequence ATGCTGGTTCGTGAGTGTCTCGGCCACATTGAGGCTGTGGCCCCCCTGTCCGGGGCCTGCAGTTGGGACACCAGCGGCGTGCAGGTGGCCTCGCGTCGCCAGGAAGTCTCCCGTCTGGCCGTGATGCTGGACGCCACCCCCGCCCAGGTGCAGCGCGCCCTGGACTGGGGCGCAGAGGTGCTCCTGGCGCATCATCCCCTGGGTCTCAAGCCGCGATTTCTGAATGTGGTGGATGCCCATTTCGAGATCACCCGCATGCTCCTTGCGGCCGAATGCTGGTGCTACGCCGCCCACACCAGCCTGGACGCCCAGCCCCACGGCCCGGCCGGCTGGCTGGCCCGGGAGCTGGAGCTTTCGGCCCTGGCCCTGCTGGAGCCCACCACGCCGGACGGCGCCGCCGGCATCGGCTGCGTGGGGACCCTGCCCCGCCCCCTGCCCTGGCCGGCATTTCTGGATCGGCTGACCGCCCTGCTGCCCGAGACCTGCATCCGCCAGTGCGGTGCTGCACCGGCCATGGTCCACACCGTGGGCTACTGCGGCGGTTCCGGTTCCAGCCTGGCCGACGCCGCCTTTGCCCGAGGCGCGGATGTCTTCATCACCGGCGACGTCAAGTACCACACGGCCCTGGACCTCGCCGCCGCCACGGGCTGCCTGCTGGATGTGGGACATTTTTCCATCGAAGAAGAAATGATGCGCCGCTTCGCCCTGCTGCTGGCAGAGCGGCTGTCTGCTCCCGGGACGACCACGCCCGCCGTGGCTGTCCGGTTTTTCCCTGGCCAAGACCCCTTCCTCACCGTTCACCCTGGCCCCCTTGCTCCATCTCAAGATGCGCCACGTTAA
- a CDS encoding zinc ribbon domain-containing protein, with translation MSLYLKQIEQLVALQRVDSEIIAIKKGMEAAPKEVDVLRDEFAKLQAAKAQIEEKMHYLLEQAKRLDGEITDDSLKIKKSKNKLMMASNTKEYHAMMREMDNMEKLNRMREEERSTLEEELIRQRTAQTAINEELQKFESLLEEKSNSLQARTEEAQLRLGHLGSERKAAGGSVPPPVLSRYEFIRSRLAAPVIVPVTAGICSGCHISIPPQSFIELQKGTQILSCPNCQRLIYWCEHFQTEEAAEDDGRNIS, from the coding sequence ATGAGCCTGTACCTCAAACAGATTGAACAACTTGTCGCCCTGCAGCGGGTGGATTCCGAAATCATCGCCATTAAGAAAGGCATGGAAGCTGCTCCCAAAGAGGTGGACGTCCTGCGGGACGAATTCGCCAAGCTTCAGGCCGCCAAGGCGCAGATTGAAGAAAAGATGCATTACCTCCTGGAACAGGCCAAGCGGCTGGATGGAGAGATCACCGACGATTCCCTGAAGATCAAAAAGTCCAAAAACAAGCTCATGATGGCATCCAACACCAAGGAATACCATGCCATGATGCGCGAGATGGACAACATGGAAAAGCTCAACCGCATGCGGGAGGAAGAGCGCTCCACCCTGGAAGAAGAACTCATCCGCCAGCGCACCGCGCAGACGGCCATCAACGAAGAGTTGCAGAAGTTCGAATCCCTGCTGGAGGAAAAATCCAACAGCCTGCAGGCCCGCACCGAGGAAGCGCAGCTGCGCCTTGGGCACCTGGGCAGCGAACGCAAGGCCGCCGGCGGCAGCGTGCCGCCCCCGGTGTTGTCCCGCTACGAATTCATCCGCTCCCGCCTGGCGGCGCCGGTCATCGTCCCGGTCACGGCCGGCATCTGCTCTGGCTGCCACATCAGCATCCCGCCCCAGAGCTTCATCGAGCTGCAAAAGGGCACGCAGATTCTCTCCTGCCCCAACTGCCAGCGCCTCATTTACTGGTGCGAACACTTCCAGACCGAGGAAGCCGCCGAAGACGACGGCCGCAACATCTCCTAG
- the ispD gene encoding 2-C-methyl-D-erythritol 4-phosphate cytidylyltransferase: MSTWCILLAAGSGTRLQAATAGRPKQFLELDGRPLYWRSALTLRTLPELAGLVFVAPAAHLPAMEEEIRRLWVQDALNLPWRIVAGGARRQDSVRHGLHALPDTCARVLIHDSARPFASAALVRRLLEAMDRGAAAVIPAIAVTDTVKEVEQHTVLRTLDRSRLRAVQTPQAFALPLLRQAHARAEAEGWEATDDASLVEALGEAVVIVPGEETNMKITTPQDLELLRQQTSPLLSLLPVSGWGYDVHKYAEPHEPKARPMKLGGVPIPKAPCVLAHSDGDVLLHALVDALAALVCAGDIGTRFPDTDPAFENMPSAIFVHELLQDVWGAGILLTHVDLTIIAQVPKVGPYREAIRKHVAQLLKLEPGQVNVKATTEEGLGFTGEKKGIKAVAMVSALRPAAGLAPDAALE, translated from the coding sequence ATGTCCACCTGGTGCATCCTCCTTGCCGCCGGCAGCGGCACCCGGCTGCAGGCAGCCACGGCCGGCCGGCCCAAGCAGTTTCTGGAACTGGACGGCCGGCCCCTCTACTGGCGCTCCGCCCTGACCCTGCGCACCCTGCCCGAGCTGGCCGGCCTGGTGTTTGTGGCCCCGGCAGCACACCTGCCGGCCATGGAAGAAGAAATCCGCCGCCTCTGGGTCCAGGATGCCCTGAACCTGCCCTGGCGCATCGTCGCCGGTGGAGCGCGCCGGCAGGATAGCGTCCGCCATGGCCTGCACGCCCTGCCGGACACCTGCGCCCGCGTCCTGATCCACGACAGCGCCCGGCCCTTTGCCTCGGCCGCCCTGGTCCGCCGGCTCCTGGAGGCCATGGATCGCGGCGCCGCCGCCGTCATCCCGGCCATCGCCGTCACGGACACGGTGAAGGAAGTCGAACAGCACACGGTCCTGCGGACCCTGGACCGCAGCCGCCTGCGCGCCGTGCAGACTCCTCAGGCCTTTGCCCTGCCCCTGCTGCGTCAGGCCCATGCCCGCGCCGAGGCCGAAGGCTGGGAGGCCACGGACGACGCCTCCCTTGTCGAAGCGCTGGGCGAGGCCGTGGTCATCGTGCCCGGCGAGGAGACCAACATGAAGATCACCACGCCGCAAGATCTGGAACTGCTGCGCCAGCAGACGTCGCCCCTGCTGTCCCTGCTTCCCGTCTCCGGCTGGGGCTACGATGTACACAAGTACGCAGAACCCCACGAACCCAAGGCCCGGCCCATGAAGCTGGGCGGCGTGCCCATCCCCAAGGCCCCCTGCGTGCTGGCCCATTCCGACGGCGACGTGCTCCTGCATGCCCTGGTGGACGCCCTGGCCGCCCTGGTCTGCGCCGGAGACATCGGCACCCGCTTTCCGGACACAGACCCGGCCTTCGAGAACATGCCTTCGGCCATCTTCGTCCACGAGCTGTTGCAGGACGTCTGGGGGGCGGGCATCCTCCTCACCCATGTGGACCTGACCATCATCGCGCAGGTTCCCAAAGTGGGCCCATACCGGGAGGCCATCCGCAAGCACGTGGCCCAGCTGCTCAAGCTGGAACCCGGGCAGGTGAACGTCAAGGCCACCACAGAAGAGGGCCTGGGCTTCACGGGAGAAAAAAAGGGCATCAAAGCCGTGGCCATGGTCAGCGCCCTGCGGCCGGCCGCAGGACTTGCGCCGGATGCAGCCTTGGAGTAA
- a CDS encoding dual CXXC motif small (seleno)protein, translating to MYGYFSRSPRSVQTTLPCERCQQPLTARRGCQQVTLHCETCKASFPLQQYSSRMDEALEQFLENVYCDRM from the coding sequence ATGTACGGATACTTCAGCCGCAGTCCCCGGTCTGTGCAGACCACCTTGCCCTGCGAGCGGTGTCAGCAGCCGCTCACGGCCCGGCGCGGTTGCCAGCAGGTGACGCTGCACTGCGAGACCTGCAAGGCCAGCTTTCCCTTGCAGCAGTATTCCTCGCGCATGGATGAGGCCCTGGAACAATTTCTGGAAAACGTGTACTGCGACCGGATGTAG
- a CDS encoding ACT domain-containing protein has translation MKVEQISIFLENKAGRLAEVTRTLAEAGINIRALSLADTSDFGILRLIVTDIEQAKTALKDKGFTVGRTTVVAVEVADNPGGLNHILDLLSKEGVNVEYMYAFVQQSGKNAILIFRFDRTDQAIEALQKHGIPIVPGEKIYNI, from the coding sequence ATGAAAGTGGAGCAGATTTCCATCTTTTTGGAGAACAAGGCCGGCCGGCTGGCAGAGGTCACCCGCACCCTGGCCGAGGCGGGCATCAACATCCGCGCCCTCTCCCTGGCCGACACCTCCGATTTCGGCATCCTGCGGCTCATCGTCACGGACATTGAACAAGCCAAAACCGCCCTCAAGGACAAAGGCTTCACCGTGGGCCGCACCACCGTGGTGGCCGTGGAAGTGGCGGACAATCCCGGCGGCCTGAACCACATCCTGGACCTGCTCTCCAAGGAAGGCGTGAACGTGGAATACATGTACGCCTTTGTGCAACAGAGCGGCAAGAACGCCATCCTGATCTTCCGCTTCGACCGCACAGACCAGGCCATCGAAGCCCTGCAGAAGCACGGCATCCCCATCGTGCCGGGGGAGAAGATCTACAATATCTAG
- the dapB gene encoding 4-hydroxy-tetrahydrodipicolinate reductase, with protein MGTVKIVVMGAKGRMGQTIAQLVQADPALELVGVMERGGGTAGLECFNCVFGSDLDVVLPQLPGAVLVDFTSPESSVRTAQACAVHGNPMVCGTTGLTADQQAQMADAAAKAPVLWAPNMSVGVNTLLKILPELTRILGEAYDIEVMEIHHNQKKDAPSGTALKLAECLAQAREWDLKETATCCREGIIGARPQKEIGLQTLRGGDVVGVHTVYFLGPGERIEITHQAHSRTTFAQGALRAAKWLASQKPGKLYGIGDIL; from the coding sequence ATGGGCACGGTCAAGATCGTCGTCATGGGAGCCAAGGGCCGCATGGGGCAGACCATTGCGCAACTGGTGCAGGCGGACCCGGCCCTGGAGCTGGTGGGCGTGATGGAGCGCGGCGGCGGCACGGCCGGGCTGGAGTGCTTCAACTGCGTGTTCGGCTCGGATCTGGATGTGGTGCTGCCCCAGCTTCCCGGCGCAGTGTTGGTGGACTTCACCTCCCCGGAATCCAGCGTGCGCACGGCCCAGGCCTGCGCCGTGCACGGCAATCCCATGGTCTGCGGCACCACCGGTCTGACGGCCGATCAGCAGGCCCAGATGGCCGACGCCGCAGCCAAGGCGCCCGTGCTTTGGGCGCCGAACATGAGCGTGGGCGTGAATACCCTGCTCAAGATCCTGCCCGAGCTGACCCGGATCCTGGGCGAGGCCTACGACATCGAGGTGATGGAAATCCATCATAATCAAAAGAAGGACGCCCCCTCGGGCACGGCGCTGAAGCTGGCCGAATGCCTGGCCCAGGCCCGCGAATGGGACCTGAAGGAGACGGCCACCTGCTGCCGCGAAGGCATCATCGGCGCGCGCCCGCAAAAGGAAATCGGCCTGCAGACCCTGCGCGGCGGGGACGTGGTGGGCGTGCACACGGTGTACTTTCTGGGGCCGGGCGAACGCATCGAAATCACGCACCAGGCCCATTCCCGAACCACCTTCGCCCAGGGCGCCCTGCGCGCCGCCAAGTGGCTTGCCAGCCAGAAGCCCGGGAAGTTGTACGGGATTGGGGATATTTTGTAG
- the ligA gene encoding NAD-dependent DNA ligase LigA — protein sequence MPHQTPPSELVARAARLRAQLEEHNHRYYVLDDPAISDAEYDALFQELQRLERDWPALDDPASPTRRVGGVPATQFPPFPHAVPMLSLDNGFTVEDFREFLGRVARLLPASIPLSSLEFWVDPKMDGLAVEAVYRQGRFVGGGTRGDGETGEDISENLKTIRTLPLALRGEDIPELLEVRGEVVMFRKDFDALNERQETAGEKPFANPRNAAAGSLRQLDSRITASRPLRFLAYGVGRMEWADGRDRWTTQAGIMQGLRALGFVIPPEATVCAAAAEVEACYARLGAMRGELPFEIDGVVAKLNDRDLQTELGATARAPRWAIALKFPAHQAVTKLLDIQIQVGRTGVLTPVAILEPVEVGGVTVSRATLHNEEMIREKDVRVGDVVRVQRAGDVIPEVLGAVLESRPAGAEPFRFPAVCPACGSETSRLPGEAAWRCLNLACPAVRVKSLVHFVSKAGLDLDGVGRKWVEIFAEKGLVQTPADLFTLTKEQLLPLERMGEKLAENMLAAIDQARRPPLRRAISALGIRLVGEQTAKALARRYGSLEALSQTTAEELQTIEDIGPEVAASIRAFFHNPANQKLLQDLTDADFIPVREDLPAAPASPDAAPLAGKKILVTGTLPGLSREAAKALVEGLGGQAVSSVSKKTDLLLVGEAPGESKLAKARELGIEMVDYAEFTRRFGL from the coding sequence ATGCCCCACCAGACGCCGCCCTCCGAACTCGTTGCCCGCGCCGCCCGGCTGCGCGCCCAGTTGGAAGAACACAACCATCGCTATTATGTGTTGGACGATCCGGCCATCTCCGACGCCGAATACGACGCCCTGTTCCAGGAGCTGCAACGCCTGGAGCGGGACTGGCCGGCCCTGGACGATCCCGCCTCGCCCACCCGCCGCGTGGGTGGCGTCCCGGCCACGCAGTTCCCGCCGTTCCCGCACGCCGTGCCCATGCTCAGTCTGGACAACGGCTTCACGGTGGAAGACTTCCGCGAGTTCCTGGGCCGCGTGGCCCGGCTGCTGCCGGCGTCCATCCCGCTGTCGTCCCTGGAGTTCTGGGTGGACCCCAAAATGGACGGCCTGGCCGTGGAAGCCGTGTACCGCCAGGGCCGCTTTGTCGGCGGCGGCACCCGCGGCGATGGCGAGACCGGGGAGGACATTTCCGAAAATCTCAAAACCATCCGCACCCTGCCCCTGGCCCTGCGGGGGGAGGACATCCCCGAGCTGCTGGAAGTGCGCGGGGAAGTGGTCATGTTCCGCAAGGACTTCGACGCCCTGAACGAACGCCAGGAGACCGCCGGCGAGAAGCCCTTCGCCAACCCGCGCAATGCCGCGGCCGGCTCCCTGCGGCAGCTCGATTCGCGCATCACCGCCAGCCGGCCCCTGCGCTTTCTGGCGTATGGCGTGGGCCGGATGGAATGGGCTGACGGGCGGGACCGCTGGACCACCCAGGCCGGGATCATGCAGGGGCTCAGGGCGCTGGGGTTCGTCATTCCGCCGGAAGCCACCGTGTGCGCTGCCGCCGCCGAGGTGGAGGCCTGCTACGCCCGCCTTGGCGCGATGCGCGGGGAACTGCCCTTTGAGATCGACGGCGTGGTGGCCAAGCTCAACGACCGTGACCTGCAAACCGAGCTGGGGGCCACGGCCCGTGCGCCGCGCTGGGCCATTGCCCTCAAGTTTCCGGCGCATCAGGCCGTCACGAAGCTGCTGGACATCCAGATCCAGGTGGGCCGCACGGGGGTGCTCACGCCCGTGGCCATCCTGGAGCCGGTGGAGGTGGGCGGCGTCACCGTGAGTCGGGCCACGTTGCACAATGAGGAAATGATTCGGGAAAAGGATGTCCGCGTGGGGGATGTGGTCCGCGTGCAGCGCGCCGGGGATGTGATTCCCGAGGTGCTGGGCGCGGTGCTGGAATCCCGTCCCGCGGGGGCGGAGCCCTTCCGCTTTCCGGCCGTGTGCCCGGCCTGCGGCAGCGAGACCTCCCGCCTGCCCGGCGAGGCTGCGTGGCGGTGCCTGAATTTGGCCTGCCCGGCCGTGCGGGTGAAGTCCCTGGTGCACTTCGTCTCCAAGGCCGGATTGGATCTGGATGGCGTGGGCCGCAAGTGGGTGGAAATTTTTGCGGAAAAGGGCCTGGTCCAGACGCCGGCGGATCTCTTCACCCTCACGAAGGAACAGCTGCTGCCCCTGGAGCGCATGGGCGAGAAGCTGGCCGAAAACATGCTGGCCGCCATCGATCAGGCCCGCCGGCCGCCCCTGCGCCGAGCCATCAGCGCCCTGGGCATCCGACTGGTGGGCGAGCAGACGGCCAAGGCCCTGGCGCGGCGGTACGGCTCCCTGGAAGCGCTGTCACAGACCACGGCCGAAGAGCTGCAGACCATTGAAGACATCGGCCCGGAAGTGGCGGCGTCCATCCGGGCGTTCTTCCACAATCCCGCCAATCAGAAGCTGCTGCAGGATCTCACGGACGCCGACTTCATCCCCGTGCGGGAGGACCTCCCGGCCGCGCCCGCATCGCCTGACGCCGCCCCCCTGGCCGGCAAGAAGATCCTCGTCACCGGCACGCTGCCCGGCCTCTCGCGGGAGGCAGCCAAGGCCCTGGTGGAGGGACTGGGCGGGCAGGCCGTCTCGTCCGTCTCCAAAAAGACGGACCTGCTGCTGGTGGGCGAGGCCCCGGGCGAGAGCAAGCTTGCCAAGGCCCGGGAGTTGGGCATAGAGATGGTGGATTATGCGGAATTCACCCGCCGGTTTGGTCTGTAA
- a CDS encoding potassium channel family protein — protein sequence MKSITPPDLRYSRLHARLGEFWPIVAGSAALAIIFATSVSFYMSFEEWDFWDSFYMTVITLSSVGFQEVRPLSQEARIFTSFLIFGGVGSFAFLAGSAAQLLVEGRINQLLGRRRVQKAIDRLENHFIICGYGRIGSIVAREIMREGHPLVVIEQDPDIIRRLELDNVLHLAGDATSDELLLAAGLTRARSLITALTQEAANVYVVLTARQLNPDIVIVSRADQESHISRLERAGADRVVLPHTIGGLRMAQSVLKPSVVNFIDMAVQGGLDLQMEELRIGPHSSLIGKNLIESQIRPRFNLIIIGIKHADEEMRFNPAPDAVINVGDRLLCIGKPENFLQIQEIL from the coding sequence ATGAAATCCATCACTCCTCCGGACCTGCGCTACAGCAGGCTGCACGCCCGTCTGGGCGAGTTCTGGCCCATTGTCGCCGGCTCTGCGGCCCTGGCCATCATCTTCGCCACATCCGTATCGTTCTACATGTCCTTTGAGGAGTGGGACTTCTGGGACAGCTTTTACATGACGGTCATCACCCTGTCCTCGGTGGGGTTCCAGGAGGTGCGGCCGCTTTCGCAGGAGGCGCGCATCTTCACCTCGTTCCTGATTTTCGGCGGGGTGGGCAGCTTTGCGTTTCTGGCCGGCTCCGCCGCGCAGTTGCTGGTGGAGGGCCGCATCAATCAGCTTTTGGGGAGACGTCGCGTGCAAAAGGCCATCGACAGGCTGGAAAATCATTTCATCATCTGCGGCTACGGCCGCATCGGCTCCATCGTGGCCCGGGAGATCATGCGCGAAGGCCACCCGCTGGTGGTCATCGAGCAGGATCCGGACATCATCAGGCGTCTGGAGCTGGACAACGTGCTGCACCTAGCCGGGGATGCCACCTCGGACGAGCTGCTCCTCGCCGCGGGCCTGACCCGGGCGCGCAGCCTCATCACCGCGCTGACCCAGGAAGCGGCCAACGTGTATGTGGTGCTCACGGCCCGCCAGCTCAACCCGGATATCGTCATCGTCTCCCGGGCGGATCAGGAGTCCCACATCTCCCGCCTGGAGCGCGCCGGGGCGGACCGCGTGGTCCTGCCGCACACCATCGGCGGCCTGCGCATGGCCCAGAGCGTGCTCAAGCCCTCGGTGGTCAACTTCATCGACATGGCCGTGCAGGGCGGCCTGGATCTGCAGATGGAAGAGCTGCGCATCGGCCCGCACTCATCCCTCATTGGCAAGAACCTCATCGAAAGCCAGATCCGCCCGCGCTTCAACCTCATCATCATCGGCATCAAGCACGCCGACGAGGAAATGCGCTTCAACCCCGCGCCAGATGCCGTCATCAATGTTGGAGACCGATTGCTGTGCATCGGCAAGCCGGAGAACTTCTTGCAAATCCAGGAAATTTTATAG
- the uvrB gene encoding excinuclease ABC subunit UvrB → MEQPFVISSVFSPQGDQPEAIAQLVANLQAGVKDQVLLGVTGSGKTFTMAQTVARVNRPALVLAPNKTLAAQLYNEFRSLFPDNAVEYFVSYYDYYQPEAYIPQSDTYIEKDSSINDEIDKLRHAATHALLTRRDVLIVASVSCIYGLGSPEYYARMLIPLEEGQRLRMDDLMARLVEVQYERNDIDFHRGTFRVRGDVLEIIPAYHHERALRLEFFGDELETLSEVDPLTGEILGRLRKTVVYPASHYVSDRDNLARAVGDIRVELQERLAEFQRQNKLVEAQRLEQRTMLDLEMIEEMGYCNGIENYSRHLDARAPGTPPSTLLDYFPEDFILFIDESHIAVSQVAGMFNGDRSRKSTLVDFGFRLPSALDNRPLSFEEFQARIGQTIYVSATPGDYELRQSQGVVAEQIIRPTGLVDPELLVRPVKGQVDDLLGRCKERIARDERVLVTTLTKRMAEDLTAYFTKMGVAARYLHSDVDTLERVAILQALRKGEFDVLVGINLLREGLDLPEVSLVAILDADKEGFLRSARSLIQTFGRAARNVAGLVVLYADRITPSMQVAMDETERRRARQVAHNQAHGIVPQSVRKEAENVLDAIHAQARQREQDGGKSRRGRGKGQPGQPGQPEAAQAAPAPLAAEEAALYGADPKRAAKEIKILERQMREAAKELEFERAAQLRDRIKRLRELLTVAEFSDVP, encoded by the coding sequence ATGGAGCAGCCCTTCGTCATATCCAGCGTCTTTTCGCCCCAGGGAGACCAGCCCGAGGCCATCGCCCAGCTGGTGGCCAACCTGCAGGCTGGTGTCAAGGATCAGGTGCTTCTGGGCGTCACCGGCTCGGGCAAGACCTTCACCATGGCCCAGACCGTGGCCCGCGTGAACCGGCCGGCCCTGGTGCTGGCCCCCAACAAGACCCTGGCCGCCCAGCTGTACAACGAGTTCCGCTCCCTGTTCCCAGACAATGCGGTGGAGTATTTCGTCAGTTATTACGATTACTACCAGCCGGAAGCCTACATCCCGCAGTCCGATACGTACATCGAGAAGGACTCGTCCATCAATGACGAGATCGACAAGCTCCGCCACGCCGCCACCCATGCCTTGCTCACCCGGCGCGATGTGCTCATCGTGGCGTCGGTCTCCTGCATTTACGGCCTGGGCTCTCCGGAATACTACGCCCGCATGCTCATTCCCCTGGAGGAAGGCCAGCGCCTGCGCATGGATGACCTCATGGCCCGCCTGGTGGAAGTGCAGTACGAGCGCAACGACATCGACTTTCATCGCGGTACCTTCCGCGTGCGTGGGGATGTGCTGGAAATCATCCCTGCCTACCACCACGAACGCGCCCTGCGCCTGGAATTTTTTGGCGATGAGCTGGAGACCCTGAGCGAGGTGGATCCCCTGACCGGCGAGATCCTGGGCCGGCTGCGCAAAACCGTGGTCTATCCTGCCAGCCATTACGTGTCGGACCGCGACAACCTCGCCCGCGCCGTGGGGGATATTCGCGTGGAGCTGCAGGAACGGCTGGCCGAGTTCCAGCGCCAGAACAAGCTGGTGGAAGCCCAGCGCCTGGAGCAGCGTACCATGCTCGATCTGGAAATGATCGAGGAAATGGGCTACTGCAACGGCATCGAGAACTATTCCCGCCACCTGGACGCCCGCGCCCCGGGCACGCCGCCGTCCACGCTGCTGGATTATTTCCCCGAAGACTTCATTCTGTTCATCGACGAATCCCACATCGCCGTGTCCCAGGTGGCCGGCATGTTCAACGGGGACCGCTCCCGCAAGTCCACCCTGGTGGACTTCGGCTTCCGCCTGCCCTCGGCCCTGGACAACCGGCCCTTGAGTTTTGAGGAGTTCCAGGCGCGCATCGGGCAGACCATCTACGTCTCGGCCACGCCCGGAGACTACGAGCTGCGCCAGAGCCAGGGCGTGGTGGCGGAGCAGATCATCCGTCCCACAGGCTTGGTGGACCCGGAACTGCTTGTCCGGCCGGTCAAGGGACAGGTGGATGACCTGCTGGGCCGCTGCAAGGAGCGCATTGCCCGGGACGAACGCGTGCTGGTGACCACCCTGACCAAGCGCATGGCCGAGGATTTGACGGCATATTTCACCAAGATGGGTGTGGCCGCCCGCTACCTGCACTCTGATGTGGATACCCTGGAGCGCGTGGCCATCCTCCAGGCCCTGCGCAAGGGCGAATTCGATGTGCTGGTGGGCATCAACCTGCTGCGCGAAGGGCTGGATCTGCCGGAAGTCTCCCTGGTGGCCATTCTGGATGCGGACAAGGAAGGCTTTTTGCGTTCCGCACGGTCCCTCATCCAGACCTTTGGCCGCGCCGCGCGCAATGTGGCCGGGCTGGTGGTGCTATATGCCGACAGGATCACCCCCTCCATGCAGGTGGCCATGGACGAGACCGAACGCCGCCGCGCCCGGCAGGTTGCCCACAATCAGGCCCATGGCATTGTGCCGCAGTCCGTGCGCAAGGAGGCGGAAAATGTCCTGGACGCCATCCACGCCCAGGCCCGTCAGCGTGAGCAGGACGGCGGCAAGTCCCGCCGCGGCCGCGGCAAGGGCCAGCCCGGCCAGCCCGGCCAGCCGGAAGCGGCCCAGGCAGCCCCGGCCCCCCTGGCGGCGGAAGAAGCCGCCCTCTACGGCGCAGACCCCAAACGCGCCGCCAAGGAAATCAAGATCCTGGAACGCCAGATGCGCGAGGCCGCCAAGGAGCTGGAATTCGAACGCGCCGCCCAACTGCGCGACCGCATCAAGCGGCTGCGTGAACTTCTGACCGTCGCCGAGTTCTCGGACGTTCCATGA
- a CDS encoding acyltransferase — protein MTSSAVLSSPPAQAAAAPGRQLGLDVLRCLSIYFAVIAHAAAVLLNYPDMPVRWFTATTITAIAFLNIPSLLMITGALMLSPRAAAKEPNPGEFYRKRLPKLVIPLVAWSFIYYVRNHFTMDTTIFLPTFFKRMATITMEGHMWYMYMLLGVYITLPFLRALDIPRQRSLGWWLVGVVFGLHVLNFACLAAWGMPLYHKFSDEFISVYVGYVVLGWLLYSGPVPSRRWTPLLALILAAGVAGTVWLQYLHSFVALREDNVYFQHFSPFHIASGVACFLLFRQAPWRFSPVGTRWLLSLSACSYGIYLVHILVLQFFTGVIGHVFDGSILPSLAVPDLAAMGIPEWLGVVLLSVFIYLVCWVITAGIRKIPYLREIMP, from the coding sequence ATGACGAGTAGTGCCGTCCTGTCTTCTCCTCCTGCCCAGGCTGCCGCTGCCCCGGGCCGTCAGCTCGGGCTGGACGTGCTGCGGTGCCTGAGCATTTACTTTGCCGTCATCGCCCATGCGGCTGCCGTGCTGCTGAACTATCCGGACATGCCCGTGCGCTGGTTCACGGCCACCACCATCACGGCCATCGCGTTTTTGAACATCCCGTCCCTGCTGATGATCACCGGGGCGCTGATGCTTTCGCCCCGGGCGGCAGCCAAGGAGCCAAACCCCGGCGAATTCTATCGCAAACGGCTGCCTAAGCTGGTGATTCCCCTGGTTGCGTGGTCCTTTATCTATTATGTGCGCAACCACTTCACCATGGATACCACCATCTTCCTGCCCACGTTCTTCAAGCGCATGGCCACCATCACCATGGAAGGACACATGTGGTACATGTACATGCTGCTTGGCGTGTACATCACGCTGCCGTTCCTGCGCGCCCTGGACATTCCCCGGCAGCGCAGCCTGGGCTGGTGGCTGGTGGGGGTGGTCTTTGGCCTGCATGTGCTCAACTTCGCCTGTCTGGCGGCGTGGGGCATGCCGCTGTACCACAAGTTCTCGGACGAGTTCATCTCCGTGTATGTGGGGTATGTGGTGCTGGGCTGGCTGCTGTATTCCGGCCCCGTGCCCTCGCGCCGCTGGACGCCGCTGCTGGCGCTCATCCTGGCGGCCGGGGTGGCCGGCACGGTGTGGCTGCAGTACCTCCACTCCTTCGTGGCCCTGCGCGAGGATAACGTGTACTTCCAGCACTTCTCGCCGTTCCACATCGCGTCGGGGGTGGCCTGCTTCCTGCTGTTCCGGCAGGCTCCATGGCGGTTCTCGCCTGTCGGGACCAGGTGGCTGCTGTCCCTTTCCGCCTGTTCCTACGGCATTTACCTGGTGCACATTCTGGTGCTGCAGTTCTTCACGGGCGTCATCGGGCACGTGTTCGACGGCAGCATCCTGCCCTCCCTGGCCGTGCCGGATCTGGCGGCCATGGGCATTCCGGAATGGCTCGGGGTGGTGCTGCTCTCCGTCTTCATCTATCTGGTCTGCTGGGTGATCACGGCCGGGATCCGCAAGATTCCGTACCTGCGGGAGATCATGCCGTAG